The following proteins are encoded in a genomic region of Glycine max cultivar Williams 82 chromosome 18, Glycine_max_v4.0, whole genome shotgun sequence:
- the LOC100785766 gene encoding putative serine/threonine-protein kinase, with translation MFCNWFGALNWCGRRDDPEEQPHEQVVATKKFSYNSLRSATRDFHPSSKIGGGGYGVVYKGVLRDGTQAAIKSLSVESKQGTHEFMTEIDMISNIRHPNLVELIGCCVEGGHRILVYEFLENNSLASSLLGSKGKYVALDWPKRAAICRGTASGLSFLHEEAQPNIVHRDIKASNILLDGSFNPKIGDFGLAKLFPDNVTHVSTRVAGTVGYLAPEYALLGQLTKKADVYSFGILMLEIISGKSSSIAAFEEDYLVLVEWAWKLKGENRLLDLVDSELSEYDESVVYRFLIVALFCTQSAAQHRPSMKQVLEMLSKEVHLNEKALTEPGIYRWHSTGKKCGSLNETSSSQAIKYKRTENPHEANSTHFSGTDIVTEMLPR, from the exons ATGTTTTGCAATTGGTTTGGTGCTTTGAATTGGTGTGGAAGGAGGGATGATCCTGAAGAGCAGCCTCATGAACAAG TGGTTGCAACTAAAAAGTTTAGCTATAACTCATTGAGATCAGCAACTCGAGATTTTCATCCTTCAAGTAAAATCGGTGGAGGAGGTTATGGAGTTGTCTACAAG GGAGTTTTAAGGGATGGTACTCAGGCTGCTATCAAGTCTCTTTCTGTAGAGTCTAAACAGGGAACCCATGAATTTATGACAGAAATTGATATGATATCAAATATACGACATCCAAATCTTGTGGAACTGATTGGCTGCTGTGTTGAGGGCGGTCACCGAATATTGGTTTATGAATTTTTGGAGAACAATAGCCTTGCAAGCTCTTTGCTTG GTTCAAAAGGTAAATATGTTGCTCTGGATTGGCCAAAGAGGGCTGCTATTTGTCGTGGCACGGCTTCTGGTCTAAGTTTTCTTCATGAAGAGGCTCAACCAAACATTGTTCACAGGGATATCAAGGCCAGCAACATATTGCTGGATGGGAGCTTTAATCCGAAAATTGGGGACTTTGGTCTGGCAAAACTTTTTCCTGACAATGTCACCCATGTTAGTACTCGAGTTGCAGGAACTGT GGGATATCTTGCACCAGAATATGCACTTCTGGGACAACTTACAAAGAAGGCAGATGTGTACAGTTTTGGGATTCTCATGCTTGAAATAATCAGTGGGAAAAGTAGTAGCATAGCTGCATTTGAAGAGGATTATTTGGTTTTGGTGGAATGG GCTTGGAAGCTGAAAGGAGAAAATAGGCTTCTGGACCTTGTTGATTCAGAACTAAGTGAATATGATGAGAGTGTGGTGTACCGGTTCCTTATAGTGGCTCTATTTTGCACCCAATCAGCAGCTCAACATAGACCAAGCATGAAGCAAGTATTGGAAATGCTTTCCAAGGAAGTTCATCTCAATGAGAAGGCATTGACTGAGCCTGGAATTTACAGATGGCACAGCACTGGAAAGAAGTGTGGTTCTTTGAATGAGACATCATCTTCTCAAGCAATCAAGTACAAAAGAACCGAAAATCCGCATGAAGCAAATTCAACTCACTTTAGTGGTACAGATATTGTGACAGAGATGCTTCCAAGATGA